A genomic window from Yarrowia lipolytica chromosome 1D, complete sequence includes:
- a CDS encoding uncharacterized protein (Compare to YALI0D10549g, weakly similar to uniprot|O74189 Candida albicans PMT1 Dolichyl-phosphate-mannose-protein mannosyltransferase 1), with amino-acid sequence MTDTKEQSSLPEKDPAMDPDTTPTTPTSDLTSRNVSTGTGVLLGHYWGRSKEGSVIPGPATATVSSDRPKVIANDIDKADVRISILLLLASVLVRFYDLPNPPATIHEETAVGAYINKYIGRAFFPTSEPPLAFLMYYLVSLFFNYDGNFPFIKQDHIYVGSRVPYIELRSFAALSGVILVLSAYYTVRLGGGHKLGALIASFFVLFDTSLATTSRYIFAEPLYLMFVSLSLLFWKLFERQQPFSIKYYFWGLTLAVNLGVVVSTRWIGILTVLYVLVASCYNVFWILADLNISWWAYIKHITFRAVAFTLIPLAVYATVLQAHLLIASGPHDGDYLLAPAHQDAINKHRRPPVHADIVSGSVLTVRHLDTHSYLHSHDEFYPVGSRQQQISLYQHTDLNNVWVMENATKPNFEENDFLNNFKHGDSVKLRHLQSTRRLHSHEVKAPVSDNDYQFEVSAYGADGFPGDLNDMWSIEIVAQYSTPGLPSRQMRTLQTVFKLRHLIQKCYLYGHRTQLPAWGFAQQEVTCNRYPAGTGALWYVETNYHPNFPKEVNVTRDMIHYGNMTRVQKLKDMHNVIKVSREMTPDQSAFNTPPVSWPLGMAGLPFYRSHHRQILVIANLACWWFALASLAIYVLFKAVVFLRWQRGLQPVALSADLIRFDHEMGHALIAWACHFVPLIPETQAYTFITYLPAFYISCLAAGQMFSIFFKTFGRSKVIQVLVLAIVVVLAGGFYQEYRPIVAAKPWTREECKSHKYGLIDFDCDHYFATQEEYNVYDSQNIVNYVRFSEEMYQKLEGEATGPARPLQTLFKAREDKPNHDLGRPEVINAIRLHELERQNKHKEKAALEKSISAEIKKKAYAEAGIGEASEEEDWTDAEAAAAAPIDKKPTASYDDELQKKIQAQWARITDPPSLDLPDELKSQFNMSKFAKPKFEEVDLNDEDEYDDIMAAGDEEIAQEIKGEDIGHESIYEPPVYEEIIDVNTD; translated from the coding sequence ATGACAGACACGAAAGAGCAATCGAGTCTACCCGAAAAGGACCCCGCCATGGACCCTGACACTacccccaccacccccaccTCCGACCTCACCAGCAGAAACGTCTCGACAGGCACAGGAgtgctgctgggccacTACTGGGGCCGATCCAAGGAAGGATCAGTCATTCCCGGaccagccacagccacgGTGTCGTCAGACCGACCAAAAGTCATCGCCAACGACATTGACAAGGCGGACGTGCGAATCAGCATTCTTCTACTGCTAGCCTCGGTTCTCGTCCGCTTCTACGACCTACCTAACCCGCCAGCCACCATCCACGAAGAAACAGCGGTCGGAGCAtacatcaacaagtacattggCCGGGCGTTCTTCCCTACTTCGGAGCCTCCTCTGGCATTCCTCATGTACTACCTAGTGTCTCTGTTCTTCAATTACGACGGAAACTTCCCCTTCATCAAACAGGACCACATCTACGTCGGATCACGTGTTCCCTACATTGAGCTGCGGTCGTTTGCAGCGCTGTCAGGCGTCATTCTCGTGCTGTCGGCTTACTACACTGTGCGACTGGGGGGTGGCCATAAACTGGGTGCTTTGATCGCCTCCTTCTTTGTGCTGTTCGACACCTCGTTAGCTACCACGTCCCGATACATTTTTGCTGAGCCGCTGTACCTCATGTTTGTGAGTTTGTCCCTGCTTTTCTggaagctgtttgagcgTCAGCAGCCCTTTTCGATCAAGTACTACTTCTGGGGTCTCACTCTGGCTGTCAACCTCGGTGTTGTGGTGTCTACAAGGTGGATTGGCATTCTAACTGTCCTCTACGTGCTTGTGGCTTCGTGCTACAACGTTTTCTGGATTCTCGCAGACCTCAACATCTCCTGGTGGGCCTACATCAAGCACATCACATTCCGAGCTGTGGCGTTCACTCTGATCCCTCTTGCAGTCTACGCCACTGTTCTCCAGGCTCATCTTCTGATTGCCTCTGGGCCTCACGATGGAGATTATCTTCTTGCTCCTGCACACCAGGACGCTATCAACAAGCATAGACGACCTCCCGTCCACGCCGACATTGTTTCGGGCTCCGTTCTGACTGTGCGACACCTCGATACCCACTCGTACCTGCATTCGCACGACGAGTTCTATCCTGTGGGCTCcagacagcagcagatctCACTCTACCAGCACACAGATCTCAACAACGTGTGGGTCATGGAGAATGCCACCAAGCCCAACTTTGAGGAGAATGACTTTCTCAACAACTTCAAGCACGGCGACTCGGTTAAGCTGCGACACCTCCAGTCCACTCGACGTCTTCATTCCCATGAAGTCAAGGCTCCTGTCTCCGATAACGACTACCAGTTTGAGGTGTCTGCTTATGGAGCTGACGGTTTCCCCGGTGACCTCAACGACATGTGGTCCATTGAGATTGTGGCCCAGTACTCTACACCTGGCCTGCCCTCGCGTCAGATGCGCACTCTGCAGACCGTTTTCAAGCTGCGACACCTGATCCAAAAGTGCTACCTTTATGGCCATCGAACCCAGCTCCCTGCTTGGGGTTTTGCACAGCAGGAAGTCACCTGTAACCGATATCCCGCTGGAACCGGAGCTCTGTGGTATGTCGAGACCAACTACCACCCCAACTTCCCCAAGGAGGTTAATGTCACTCGAGACATGATCCACTACGGTAACATGACGCGggtccagaagctcaaggatATGCACAACGTCATCAAGGTGTCCCGAGAAATGACACCCGACCAGTCGGCTTTCAATACCCCTCCTGTCTCTTGGCCTCTGGGTATGGCTGGTCTTCCTTTTTACCGATCTCACCATCGACAGATTCTGGTCATTGCCAATCTGgcttgttggtggtttgCCTTGGCCAGTCTGGCCATCTACGTGCTGTTTAAGGCCGTTGTTTTCCTTCGATGGCAGCGGGGTCTTCAGCCCGTGGCCCTTTCTGCCGATCTGATTCGATTCGACCACGAAATGGGACACGCTCTGATCGCTTGGGCGTGCCATTTCGTGCCCCTGATCCCCGAAACCCAAGCCTACACATTTATCACCTACCTCCCTGCGTTCTATATTAGTTGTTTGGCAGCTGGCCAGATgttctccatcttcttcaagacGTTTGGACGATCCAAGGTTATCCAGGTACTTGTTCTGGCTATTGTTGTTGTCCTCGCTGGTGGATTTTACCAAGAGTACCGGCCCATTGTTGCTGCGAAGCCCTGGACCCGAGAAGAGTGCAAAAGCCACAAGTACGGTCTTATTGACTTTGACTGTGATCACTACTTTGCCACCCAGGAGGAGTATAACGTCTACGACTCGCAAAACATTGTCAACTACGTGCGCTTCTCCGAGGAAATGTACCAGAAGCTCGAAGGGGAAGCCACTGGTCCTGCCCGGCCTCTCCAGACGCTGTTCAAGGCACGAGAAGACAAGCCCAATCACGATCTGGGCCGTCCTGAGGTAATTAACGCCATCAGACTCCACGAGCTCGAGCGGCAGAACAAgcacaaggagaaggctgcgCTTGAAAAGTCTATCTCCGCTGAaatcaagaagaaggcgtACGCGGAGGCTGGCATTGGAGAGGCTtcagaagaggaagacTGGACCGAcgcagaagctgctgctgctgctcctaTAGACAAGAAACCCACCGCTTCATACGACGACGAGCTACAAAAGAAGATCCAGGCCCAGTGGGCTCGAATTACAGATCCGCCAAGCTTGGATCTCCCCGATGAGCTCAAGTCGCAATTCAACATGTCCAAGTTTGCGAAGCCCAAATTTGAGGAGGTGGATCTCAacgatgaggacgagtacgacgatATCATGGCTGCCggagacgaggagattgcccAAGAAATCAAGGGTGAGGATATCGGCCATGAGAGTATTTATGAGCCTCCTGTCTACGAGGAGATTATCGATGTCAACACTGACTAA
- a CDS encoding uncharacterized protein (Compare to YALI0D10571g, similar to Saccharomyces cerevisiae POL30 (YBR088C); ancestral locus Anc_3.332, similar to uniprot|Q03392 Schizosaccharomyces pombe Proliferating cell nuclear antigen (PCNA)): MLEAKLNEAALLKKIIDAIKDSVTDVNFECSETGIDVQAVDSSHIALVSLKLGSDGFSDYRCDRNITLGIKVASLVKILRCANDRDALTLMADDNGDQLRLTFEDSKSERVSEFVLKLMTIDQEHLGIPDTKYESDITMPVDAFQKIMRDMFMLSESVKISCDKEGVKFSCKGDVGDGSVLIKPSSSVDDEGSTTIAVETPVSMELNLKYLNNFCKASGLAQNVHLGMSSEVPIMVEYLLPNGYLRFYLAPKIGDEDEEDEDDD; encoded by the exons ATGCTTGAGGCCAAATTGAACGAAGCTGctcttctcaagaag atcATCGATGCCATTAAGGACTCCGTGACTGATGTCAACTTTGAGTGTTCCGAGACTGGAATCGACGTACAGGCCGTCGACTCTTCACACATTGCCCTGGTGTCTCTGAAGCTCGGATCCGACGGCTTCTCTGACTACCGATGTGACCGAAACATCACACTCGGAATCAAGGTGGCTTCGCTTGTCAAGATTCTGCGATGCGCTAACGACCGTGACGCCCTGACCCTTATGGCTGACGACAACGGCGACCAGCTGCGGCTCACCTTTGAGGACTCCAAGTCCGAGCGAGTGTCTGAGTTTGTGCTCAAGCTCATGACGATCGACCAGGAGCATCTCGGAATCCCTGACACCAAGTACGAGTCGGACATCACCATGCCCGTGGACGCGTTCCAGAAAATCATGCGGGATATGTTCATGCTGTCCGAGTCTGTCAAGATTTCGTGCGACAAGGAGGGCGTCAAGTTCAGCTGCAAGGGCGACGTGGGAGACGGATCCGTGCTCATCAAGCCCTCTTCCTCGGTCGACGACGAGGGATCTACCACCATCGCTGTCGAGACCCCTGTGTCCATGGAGCTCAACCTCAAGTACCTCAACAACTTCTGCAAGGCGTCGGGCCTGGCCCAGAACGTGCATCTGGGCATGTCTTCCGAGGTGCCCATCATGGTCGAGTACCTGCTCCCCAACGGCTACCTGAGATTCTACCTCGCTCCCAAGATTggcgacgaggacgaggaggacgaggatgaTGACTAA
- a CDS encoding uncharacterized protein (Truncated form of YALI0D10593g, similar to uniprot|P40495 Saccharomyces cerevisiae YIL094c LYS12 homo-isocitrate dehydrogenase), with amino-acid sequence MPPQILLDSATEKWFFFFVPELQPFFTYTNPGLIPGDGIGREVIPAGRKILENLPSNKLKFEFVDLKAGFELFKQTGTALPDETVDELRKCDGALFGAVSSPTTKVAGYSSPIVALRKKMGLYANVRPVKAVQATDKKVDLVIVRENTEDLYIKEERAYEQDGQKVAEAIKRITERATDKIATIATKIALQREQVRKLEGGKLFHEKPILTITHKSNVLSTSDGLFREVARASAEKELKAEGVSADAIIINEQIVDSMVYRLFREPQFFDVVVAPNLYGDILSDGAAALVGSLGVVPSANVGDDFVIGEPCHGSAPDIEGKGISNPIATIRSTALMLEFLGYPEEAAKIYKAVDANLVEGKLLSPDLGGSASTEQVTNDIISKMN; translated from the coding sequence ATGCCACCCCAGATTTTGCTCGATTCGGCAACGGAAaagtggtttttttttttcgttcCAGAGCTTCAGCCATTCTTTACCTATACTAACCCAGGTCTTATCCCCGGAGACGGTATTGGCCGAGAGGTCATCCCCGCTGGCCGAAAGATTCTCGAGAACCTGCCGTccaacaagctcaagtTCGAGTTTGTTGACCTCAAGGCCGGCTTCGAGCTCTTCAAGCAGACCGGAACCGCTCTGCCCGACGAGACCGTCGACGAGCTGCGAAAGTGTGACGGTGCCCTCTTTGGTGCTGTCTCCtctcccaccaccaaggtcgCAGGCTACTCCTCTCCCATTGTCGCTCTGCGAAAGAAGATGGGTCTGTACGCCAACGTGCGACCCGTCAAGGCCGTCCAGGccaccgacaagaaggtcgATCTCGTCATTGTGCGAGAGAACACTGAGGATCTGtacatcaaggaggagcgtGCCTACGAGCAGGACGGCCAGAaggtggccgaggccaTCAAGCGAATCACCGAGCGAGCCACCGACAAGATCGCCACCATCGCCACCAAGATCGCTCTGCAGCGAGAGCAGGTTCGAAAGCTCGAGGGCGGTAAGCTCTTCCACGAGAAGCCCATTCTGACCATCACCCACAAGTCTAACGTGCTGTCCACCTCCGACGGTCTCTTCCGAGAGGTTGCCCGAGCCTCCgctgagaaggagctcaaggccgagggCGTCTCTGCTGAtgccatcatcatcaacgaGCAGATTGTTGATTCCATGGTTTACCGACTGTTCCGAGAGCCTCAGTTCTTCGACGTTGTGGTTGCCCCCAATCTGTACGGAGACATTCTGTCCGACGGAGCCGCTGCCCTCGTCGGCTCTCTGGGTGTTGTCCCCTCTGCCAACGTTGGCGACGACTTTGTCATTGGTGAGCCCTGCCACGGCTCTGCCCCCGACATCGAGGGTAAGGGTATTTCCAACCCCATTGCCACCATCCGATCCACCGCTCTGATGCTGGAGTTCCTTGGCTACCCTGAGGAGGCCGCCAAGATCTACAAGGCTGTCGACGCCAACCTGGTTGAGGGCAAGCTGCTTTCTCCCGATCTCGGAGGATCTGCCTCTACCGAGCAGGTCACTAACGATATTATCTCCAAGATGAACTAG
- a CDS encoding uncharacterized protein (Compare to YALI0D10615g, similar to Saccharomyces cerevisiae SLX8 (YER116C); ancestral locus Anc_7.416, some similarities with uniprot|Q6CG78 Yarrowia lipolytica YALI0B00110g), protein MSSTILFSSRFTRRLSLLTISHTPNQVSPVLKPKQSPFFSPTKHHTKLQTVHRQQVQRQAMSGTPLSVHSSASTPESRMLTINDTDTDNSSQPLYIDSGDEETHNVIDLDASDASDYDSNDDDGLDLSAPPPDQHSKLREVKCPICLEPPDRLCVTECGHLYCGDCVFKALSSGVRASDSVGECSICRKSVVYKNVVFLETRMGPLLKDDDDEYETDDSIEDDRNVKVQKMHESLTYDLDEVDTLDLTPSLPDA, encoded by the coding sequence ATGAGTAGTACTATTCTTTTTTCATCCCGCTTTACCCGCCGCCTTAGCCTCCTAACAATATCTCACACTCCGAACCAAGTAAGCCCAGTGCTTAAACCTAAACAGAGTCCGTTTTTTAGTCCAACAAAACACCATACCAAACTGCAAACAGTACACAGGCAGCAAGTCCAGCGACAGGCAATGTCCGGGACACCGCTTTCTGTCCACAGCTCTGCATCGACGCCCGAATCGCGCATGCTCACCATtaacgacacagacacagacaactCGTCCCAGCCACTGTACATTGACTCCGGAGACGAAGAAACGCACAATGTGATTGATCTGGATGCCTCCGACGCCTCCGATTACGACAgcaacgacgacgacgggCTCGATCTGTCGGCTCCTCCGCCAGATCAACACAGCAAGTTGCGCGAGGTCAAGTGTCCGATTTGCCTCGAGCCGCCAGATCGGCTTTGTGTCACGGAATGCGGCCATCTCTACTGCGGGGACTGCGTGTTCAAGGCTCTTTCTTCGGGGGTTCGGGCCTCTGATTCGGTGGGGGAGTGCAGTATTTGCCGCAAGTCTGTCGTCTACAAGAACGTTGTGTTTCTAGAGACCAGAATGGGCCCTCTActcaaggacgacgacgacgagtacgaAACGGACGACTCCATCGAAGACGACCGCAATGTCAAGGTGCAAAAGATGCACGAATCACTAACCTATGAtctggacgaggtggaCACTCTGGATCTGACTCCGTCCTTGCCGGACGCGTAA
- a CDS encoding uncharacterized protein (Compare to YALI0D10659g, similar to uniprot|Q04869 Saccharomyces cerevisiae YMR315w, similar to Saccharomyces cerevisiae YMR315W), with the protein MVNVGILGTGIFAKDAHLPALTTVDAKVVAAFNRTSSKAEDFATHAKQSGHEVTVEPTFDALLKNPKVDVVDMLLPVQHNYANLKLALDAGKPVSFEKPIAASLDEAKKVVELTDASPIPVIVLEQYVYHKGVAKVQELISKIGKPVSFIFQGTGAYNPSNKYAATAWRLNPEHVGGYLSDGGVHQVTVVTECLQSKVAQVNAYTTQLRETSGDVDVLSASFKFENGVFGTFTYGSTFGAIKKTNSLQIFGTEGSIIYDWSPGSPDTVTLQVGPDSNNMGEPQVFTVEESKHFSVDSEFKNFFEAVEKKDKSLVVSNPRKAFHQFAVIVACVESSKKDGQQVKVAQLD; encoded by the exons ATGGTCAACGTTGGAATTCTCGGAACCGGA ATTTTTGCCAAGGACGCACATCTGCCTGCCCTGACCACCGTAGATGCGAAAGTGGTTGCTGCCTTTAACCGAACTTCttccaaggccgaggacTTTGCTACCCATGCCAAACAGTCTGGCCACGAAGTCACCGTCGAGCCCACCTTCGATGCTTTGCTCAAGAACCCCAAGGTCGATGTAGTTGATATGCTCCTCCCCGTGCAGCACAACTACGCCAACCTCAAGCTTGCCCTGGACGCTGGCAAGCCCGTGTCGTTCGAGAAGCCCATTGCTGCTTCTCtggacgaggccaagaaggtcgTTGAACTCACTGACGCTTCTCCCATCCCTGTCATTGTTCTCGAGCAGTACGTCTACCACAAAGGTGTTGCCAAGGTCCAGGAGTTGATCTCCAAGATCGGAAAGCCCGTCTCTTTTATCTTCCAGGGAACCGGAGCCTACAACCCTTCCAACAAGTACGCTGCCACCGCCTGGAGACTCAACCCAGAGCACGTTGGAGGCTACCTTTCTGACGGAGGTGTTCACCAGGTCACCGTCGTCACCGAGTGTCTCCAGAGCAAGGTTGCCCAGGTTAATGCCTACACCACCCAGCTGAGAGAGACTTCCGGAGATGTCGATGTTCTGTCAGCCTCCTTCAAGTTCGAGAACGGTGTGTTTGGAACCTTCACCTACGGATCTACTTTCGGAgccatcaagaagaccaacTCTCTGCAGATCTTCGGTACCGAGGGCTCTATTATCTACGACTGGTCCCCTGGCTCTCCCGACACTGTCACTCTGCAGGTTGGTCCAgactccaacaacatggGCGAGCCCCAGGTCTTCACCGTCGAGGAGTCTAAGCACTTCTCCGTCGACTCGGAGTTCAAGAATTTCTTCgaggctgtggagaagaaggacaagtcTCTTGTTGTCAGCAACCCCCGAAAGGCCTTCCACCAGTTTGCCGTCATTGTGGCCTGTGTCGAGTcttccaagaaggacggcCAGCAAGTCAAGGTTGCCCAACTCGATTAA
- a CDS encoding uncharacterized protein (Compare to YALI0D10681g, weakly similar to DEHA0A03135g Debaryomyces hansenii), protein MADAARKFRRTRSGCHQCRRRKVKCDEAKPACGNCIRRREKCVYGVAVQFMEDELYQNTPNTSSGSESEPPPPVRHFINTLSADFVPQQRPRDELFASKEVSVNSPSAHLNRLLEVPLEVPQRNADHQAYFLHYFVYRFSAVFSPCSVARGSNGTVSGSTQNLDPNLVRHSHNDTYAMPLQPEAILKLALPGSALHYAIMAVAACMLARDEPHWIIEAIKYKSEALRLLQLELARPHARPQPATPPHTVLLTMTLLCIYEISDGCAEIWTVHLIPAWRYINEVPYGSQDPALHMGIQFFAYQDVMGRTACGSKGLFDSSLWNRQSTKHNEWMGCSEQLTALIADAADLSREKRLSPDLDILDLFSKAQKLENEIGSIKGVDLASIIESPGPLSPDMALHTVAEMKAVAAQIYLRCSLLRHGPEHDYIRGKVRLVLEAAKFVLGHGYHWTCLQWPLFVTASQLSPFDEDLESRNLGRGFILPAFEELDRHTLGNSARINEALIRIWKVRDMECESRLRDGESDWHKFVAPECHKLSLA, encoded by the coding sequence ATGGCCGACGCTGCCCGAAAATTCCGTCGAACGCGCTCGGGCTGCCACCAATGTCGCCGTCGCAAAGTCAAGTGCGACGAAGCCAAACCTGCATGTGGAAATTGCATTCGTCGCCGCGAAAAGTGTGTGTACGGCGTCGCAGTACAGTTTATGGAGGATGAATTGTACCAGAACACACCCAACACGTCGTCGGGCTCAGAGAGCGAGCCCCCACCCCCGGTCAGACACTTCATCAACACGCTCTCCGCCGACTTTGTGCCCCAGCAGCGCCCTCGCGACGAACTCTTTGCCTCCAAGGAGGTTTCGGTGAACTCGCCCAGCGCACACCTCAACCGCCTGCTCGAGGTCCCGCTGGAGGTTCCGCAGAGAAACGCCGACCACCAGGCCTACTTTCTGCATTACTTCGTCTACCGCTTCTCGGCTGTCTTCAGCCCGTGCTCCGTGGCCAGGGGCTCCAATGGTACCGTTTCGGGCTCCACCCAGAACCTGGACCCCAATCTGGTCCGACACTCACACAACGACACGTACGCCATGCCACTTCAGCCAGAGGCAATATTGAAGCTGGCGCTGCCGGGATCTGCCCTCCACTACGCCATCATGGCCGTGGCGGCCTGTATGTTGGCGCGGGACGAGCCTCATTGGATTATCGAGGCCATCAAGTACAAGAGCGAGGCGCTGCGGCTACTGCAGCTAGAGCTGGCCCGCCCCCACGCCCGCCCCCAGCCCGCCACGCCGCCACACACAGTGCTGTTGACCATGACACTGCTCTGCATTTATGAGATTTCGGACGGGTGCGCCGAAATATGGACGGTGCACCTCATCCCCGCATGGAGGTACATCAATGAAGTGCCATACGGGTCCCAGGACCCTGCGCTGCACATGGGCATTCAGTTTTTTGCATATCAGGACGTGATGGGTCGCACCGCCTGCGGCTCGAAAGGGCTGTTTGACTCGAGTCTGTGGAACCGACAATCGACCAAACACAATGAGTGGATGGGCTGCTCCGAGCAGCTCACCGCGTTGATCGCCGACGCCGCCGACTTGTCTCGCGAGAAACGCCTGAGTCCGGACCTCGACATTTTGGATCTGTTTTCCAAAGCCCAGAAGCTGGAAAATGAGATTGGAAGCATCAAGGGGGTGGATTTGGCTTCCATCATTGAGTCGCCGGGACCTCTGTCGCCAGACATGGCTCTTCACACCGTTGCGGAAATGAAGGCTGTAGCTGCCCAGATATACCTACGGTGCTCGTTGTTGCGACATGGCCCAGAGCACGACTACATTCGTGGCAAGGTGCGTCTAGTGCTGGAGGCCGCCAAGTTTGTTCTGGGTCATGGCTACCACTGGACCTGTCTTCAATGGCCCCTATTTGTGACTGCTTCGCAGCTCTCGCCGTTTGACGAGGACCTGGAGTCGCGCAATCTGGGACGTGGATTTATTCTGCCTGCCTTTGAGGAGTTGGACCGCCATACCCTGGGTAACTCAGCTCGGATCAACGAGGCTCTCATACGGATTTGGAAGGTACGAGATATGGAGTGTGAGAGCCGGTTGAGAGACGGAGAAAGTGACTGGCACAAGTTTGTGGCGCCAGAGTGTCATAAGCTGTCACTAGCATga
- a CDS encoding uncharacterized protein (Compare to YALI0D10703g, no similarity), whose amino-acid sequence MRAYRTRMATPPVRTSAYLDRHVDLVSLVSPSSLSTSPDPTDYLEAVEPKRDFSRDGKALSVKSTKSSKSTKSSKSTKSVKSTKSQIKSPKNKRTSFKHMLGKRHKKPTLTDIFLDPDANDSLYTCHATDMLPKPKHYKVRRWKNHKSHKSDDYPDTRDTETDTYYDSLGVRSELRKYVGSRGSTNTTQTRLRYPVCVGTGATAVVSGGATSDVGKSSHSSGTFGGTHSDTNTNTWTSSWRPAGIRESRSLSPDRARHDPHLLDVSYDETPQLVPERETFMQRLRHRFRV is encoded by the coding sequence ATGAGAGCATATCGCACCCGCATGGCCACGCCTCCAGTGCGCACCTCGGCGTATTTGGACCGCCATGTGGACCTGGTGTCTCTGGTGTCTCCCAGTAGTCTATCCACCTCCCCTGACCCTACCGACTATCTGGAGGCCGTGGAGCCCAAAAGGGActtttcacgtgacggcAAGGCCCTGTCAGTCAAGTCCACCAAGTCGTCCAAGTCCACCAAGTCGTCCAAGTCCACCAAGTCGGTTAAATCGACCAAGTCGCAGATAAAGTCGCCCAAAAACAAACGGACCAGCTTCAAACACATGCTGGGAAAGCGACACAAGAAACCCACGCTTACAGACATCTTTCTTGACCCAGACGCCAACGACTCTCTCTACACTTGCCATGCCACAGACATGCTCCCCAAACCCAAACATTACAAGGTGCGCCGATGGAAGAATCACAAGAGCCACAAGTCCGACGACTACCCCGATACCAGAGACACAGAGACAGATACCTACTATGATTCCCTGGGCGTGCGGTCCGAGCTGCGGAAATACGTCGGGTCACGGGGCTCCACCAACACGACCCAGACCCGATTGAGATACCCTGTTTGTGTGGGGACCGGGGCTACAGCCGTAGTGTCGGGTGGAGCCACCTCCGACGTCGGCAAAAGTTCCCATTCCTCCGGCACCTTTGGCGGCACCCACTCCGataccaacaccaacacatGGACAAGCTCGTGGCGACCTGCTGGTATACGAGAAAGCCGATCCTTGTCGCCCGATCGCGCGCGTCATGACCCCCACTTGCTGGATGTCAGCTATGACGAAACTCCACAGCTGGTGCCCGAGAGAGAAACGTTTATGCAGCGACTACGACACCGGTTCCGGGTGTGA
- a CDS encoding uncharacterized protein (Compare to YALI0D10725g, no similarity) gives MLATSNQPHNSHTTPRTQTTIKMSNEFKSTVMPSQEGKQSNIGGPGIQIPKDKEQVESAFGQVRNVDAKQLNEQINKEEKAAEAAAEKKN, from the coding sequence ATGCTCGCCACCAGCAATCAACCCCACAACTCTCACACCACACCACGCACACAAACCACCATCAAAATGTCCAACGAATTCAAGTCCACCGTCATGCCTTCCCAGGAGGGCAAGCAGTCCAACATTGGCGGTCCCGGAATCCAGATtcccaaggacaaggagcaggTCGAGAGTGCTTTTGGCCAGGTTCGAAATGTCGatgccaagcagctcaatgAGCAGATtaacaaggaggagaaggccgccgaggctgctgccgagaagaagaactaG
- a CDS encoding uncharacterized protein (Compare to YALI0D10747g, no similarity), whose protein sequence is MGSPAETLLPFCLCDYSDIPPPSPPQTGLYDIVHSVTVHMCNYGSHDNLNFCALIHNHAHTHGMPDPWSDDWSSTKKAASEKPLSGAILSSVHSHNLSQGDMASQQQPPAFRGQFTLKTRDKTLKVANPAGRAPPRPAVVLDQNKETYEEKQRRYQEVREKLLGKE, encoded by the exons ATGGGGTCTCCTGCAGAAACATTACTACccttctgtttgtgtgacTACAGCGATATACCACCTCCTTCCCCCCCCCAAACTGGGCTGTACGATATTGTACATAGTGTCACTGTACACATGTGCAATTATGGGTCACATGACAACTTAAATTTTTGCGCTCTGATTCACAACCACGCTCACACCCACGGCATGCCCGACCCCTGGAGTGACGACTGGAGCTCA ACCAAAAAGGCCGCGTCCGAAAAGCCTCTCAGTGGCGCGATTCTCTCGTCAGTTCACAGTCACAATCTCAGCCAGGGCGACATGGCcagccagcagcaaccaCCGGCGTTCCGGGGCCAGTTCACGCTCAAAACCCGTGACAAGACGCTCAAGGTCGCCAACCCGGCCGGCAGAGCGCCCCCGCGACCGGCAGTCGTGCTGGATCAAAACAAGGAGACGTATGAGGAGAAACAGAGACGGTATCAGGAGGTTCGAGAGAAATTGCTGGGCAAGGAATAG